A window of Tautonia plasticadhaerens contains these coding sequences:
- a CDS encoding Uma2 family endonuclease, with product MSTQTAQPPGPRATVRPYRLTVRQFLKAVEAGVFPHDVRLELLGGIPVRKMTTYPPHNSTVYRLASALRALVPPEWIIFEEKPIVAGRRWRPMPDISIVRGPIDRLIHDDPRAEGVAIVIEVSDSTYADDRGLKWRRYAASRLASYWIVDLKAGHVEAHSDPTGRGDSARYRATSNFKKGESVPVIIGGVEVGRVAVNDFMP from the coding sequence ATGTCGACCCAGACCGCCCAGCCGCCTGGCCCGCGAGCGACCGTCCGGCCGTACCGGCTGACCGTCCGCCAGTTCCTCAAGGCGGTCGAGGCAGGGGTGTTCCCGCACGACGTGCGACTGGAATTGCTGGGGGGCATCCCCGTCCGGAAGATGACGACCTATCCGCCGCACAATAGCACGGTCTACAGGCTGGCGTCCGCGCTCCGTGCCCTGGTGCCCCCCGAATGGATCATCTTCGAGGAGAAGCCGATCGTCGCCGGCCGGCGGTGGCGTCCGATGCCCGACATCTCCATCGTCCGGGGACCGATCGACCGCCTCATTCACGACGACCCGAGGGCGGAGGGTGTCGCGATCGTGATCGAGGTCTCCGACTCCACCTACGCCGATGATCGTGGGCTCAAGTGGCGACGTTATGCCGCCTCCCGACTCGCGTCCTACTGGATCGTCGACCTGAAGGCCGGCCACGTCGAAGCCCACTCCGACCCGACAGGTCGGGGAGATTCCGCCCGCTACCGGGCGACGAGCAACTTCAAGAAGGGCGAATCGGTCCCGGTCATCATCGGGGGCGTCGAGGTCGGCCGGGTCGCCGTGAACGATTTCATGCCCTGA
- a CDS encoding CvpA family protein: MTPYDVAMAAVIVAGMIWGAWRGITWQLASILSLVLGYAVAVPTSSQVAPHFPGQPIVARSLAMLALYIGTSAAVFGVAWSIRATLRRWKFEAYDRHLGMMLGGLEGAILGVVATVFVVGLAPQSRTPILTSPSGKAVDRALKLAQPALPAEVSRMLEPFWRALETGREPQVGPIGEIATGTADDRSAGIEPRADPDLIRSVLERGGAEAGRAFAEQLQGGLGGQLGRDDERDTPRR, from the coding sequence ATGACGCCCTACGACGTGGCGATGGCGGCGGTGATCGTCGCCGGGATGATCTGGGGGGCCTGGCGGGGCATCACCTGGCAGCTGGCGAGCATCCTCTCGCTGGTGCTCGGCTACGCGGTGGCGGTGCCGACCTCCTCCCAGGTGGCCCCGCATTTCCCGGGGCAGCCGATCGTGGCGCGGAGCCTGGCGATGCTCGCCCTGTACATCGGCACCTCGGCGGCGGTCTTCGGCGTGGCCTGGTCGATCCGGGCGACCCTGAGGCGGTGGAAGTTCGAGGCGTACGACCGCCACCTCGGCATGATGCTCGGCGGGCTGGAGGGGGCGATCCTGGGGGTGGTGGCGACGGTCTTCGTCGTCGGCCTGGCCCCCCAGAGCCGGACGCCGATCCTGACGAGCCCCTCGGGCAAGGCGGTCGACCGGGCGTTGAAGCTGGCCCAGCCGGCGTTGCCGGCCGAGGTCTCGAGGATGCTGGAGCCGTTCTGGAGGGCGCTGGAGACGGGCCGGGAGCCGCAGGTCGGGCCGATCGGGGAGATCGCCACCGGGACGGCCGACGACCGATCCGCCGGGATCGAGCCGAGGGCCGATCCGGACCTGATCCGGAGCGTCCTGGAGCGGGGCGGTGCGGAGGCCGGGAGGGCCTTCGCGGAGCAATTGCAGGGCGGCCTGGGCGGCCAACTGGGGCGGGACGATGAGCGAGACACTCCCCGTCGGTGA
- a CDS encoding 6-phosphofructokinase, which translates to MKRIGILTAGGDTPALNATIAGAVERANQLRIEVFGLIKGFSGLLNPEVPHVHLNPLFQVIPELDAARGGTILGASRDYVASDDRETIERVVERLNRLGVEGLICVGGDGTLNGMQALCDYLPAVLAPKTIDNDLGLNYPDESTEFVREPDESSTKGFRDAKRPERPFELEEMVNFATPGFATSVFVSAQNVQRIRTTAESHRRVAIIEVMGRDCGMIALGTAFGQPDMILVPEVPVIPEAVVTRVLEILDRQKHAVLVVSEGIKDAQGNNFGAVRQTKDPAGNLQYSGAAEAVKQILVEHIGDAFFTRKRRNESADAAIFCRKIGHTQRGGRPIRFDRYQASQLGGESVDLLVEGRHNHMATLQYRQGGFVHEGIDASRLRDRWGVIHARPLSRSFYDEKRFGPSSKGVAYLQAIFSDALGSEDLESQRPLFDTGNLVRPYDSVNFHVNKRIRRLPPQGE; encoded by the coding sequence ATGAAGCGCATCGGCATCCTGACCGCCGGAGGCGACACGCCCGCCCTCAACGCCACGATCGCCGGGGCGGTGGAGCGCGCCAACCAGCTCCGGATCGAGGTCTTCGGGCTGATCAAGGGGTTCAGCGGGCTGCTCAACCCCGAGGTGCCCCACGTCCACCTGAATCCCCTGTTCCAGGTGATCCCGGAGCTGGACGCCGCGCGGGGGGGGACGATCCTCGGGGCCTCGCGCGACTACGTCGCCAGCGACGACCGGGAGACGATCGAGCGGGTCGTCGAGCGGCTGAACCGGCTCGGGGTGGAGGGCCTGATCTGCGTCGGCGGCGACGGGACGCTCAACGGCATGCAGGCGCTCTGCGACTACCTGCCCGCCGTGCTGGCCCCCAAGACGATCGACAACGACCTCGGCCTGAATTACCCCGACGAGTCCACCGAATTCGTCCGGGAGCCCGACGAGTCCTCGACGAAGGGCTTCCGCGACGCGAAGCGCCCGGAGCGGCCCTTCGAGCTGGAGGAGATGGTCAACTTCGCCACCCCCGGCTTCGCCACCTCGGTCTTCGTCTCCGCCCAGAACGTGCAGCGGATCCGGACCACCGCCGAGAGCCACCGGCGGGTCGCCATCATCGAGGTCATGGGCCGGGACTGCGGCATGATCGCCCTGGGCACCGCCTTCGGCCAGCCGGACATGATCCTCGTGCCCGAGGTGCCCGTCATCCCCGAGGCGGTGGTGACCCGGGTCCTGGAGATCCTCGACCGCCAGAAGCACGCGGTGCTGGTCGTCTCGGAGGGGATCAAGGACGCCCAGGGCAACAACTTCGGCGCCGTCCGGCAGACCAAGGACCCGGCGGGGAACCTGCAATACTCCGGGGCGGCCGAGGCGGTCAAGCAGATCCTCGTCGAGCACATCGGCGACGCCTTCTTCACGAGGAAGCGGCGCAACGAGAGCGCCGACGCGGCGATCTTCTGCCGGAAGATCGGCCACACCCAGCGCGGGGGCCGGCCGATCCGGTTCGACCGCTACCAGGCCTCGCAGCTCGGCGGGGAGTCGGTGGACCTGCTCGTCGAGGGGAGGCACAACCACATGGCCACCCTGCAATATCGCCAGGGCGGCTTCGTGCACGAGGGGATCGACGCCTCCCGGCTCCGGGACCGCTGGGGGGTGATCCACGCCCGGCCGCTCTCCCGGAGCTTCTACGACGAGAAGCGATTCGGCCCGTCGAGCAAGGGGGTGGCCTACCTCCAGGCGATCTTCTCCGACGCCCTGGGCTCCGAGGACCTGGAGTCCCAGCGCCCGCTGTTCGACACCGGGAACCTCGTCCGCCCCTACGATTCGGTGAACTTTCACGTCAACAAGCGAATCCGGAGGCTCCCGCCCCAGGGGGAATGA
- a CDS encoding inorganic diphosphatase: MLHPWHDVTPGEDLPMVFNAIVEIPTGANIKYELDKRTGLLRMDRVLYSAVYYPANYGFIPQTYAEDDDPLDVLVLCQEALAPMTLVTARAIGLMTMIDSGKKDHKVLAVACGDPEFNSFREADELPPHRLQMLRRFFQDYKYLEGKAVEVDEFQPSTTALPVIEDSLQRYSFLRRKGFRS; the protein is encoded by the coding sequence ATGCTCCACCCCTGGCACGACGTGACCCCGGGCGAAGACCTGCCCATGGTCTTCAACGCCATCGTCGAGATCCCGACGGGGGCGAACATCAAGTACGAACTGGACAAGCGCACCGGGCTGCTCCGGATGGACCGGGTGCTTTATTCAGCCGTCTACTATCCGGCCAACTACGGCTTCATCCCCCAGACCTACGCCGAGGACGACGACCCGCTCGATGTGCTCGTGCTCTGCCAGGAGGCCCTGGCGCCGATGACCCTGGTCACCGCCCGGGCCATCGGCCTGATGACGATGATCGACTCGGGCAAGAAGGACCACAAGGTCCTCGCCGTCGCCTGCGGCGACCCGGAATTCAATTCCTTCCGGGAGGCCGACGAGCTGCCCCCCCACCGGCTCCAGATGCTCCGGCGCTTCTTCCAGGACTACAAGTACCTGGAGGGCAAGGCGGTCGAGGTGGACGAATTCCAGCCGTCGACCACCGCCCTGCCGGTCATCGAGGACTCGTTGCAGCGATACAGCTTCCTGAGGCGCAAGGGGTTCCGCTCCTGA
- a CDS encoding MotA/TolQ/ExbB proton channel family protein, whose protein sequence is MRRCLADCRPGSSRRLVGPALAVLLVVLAGGADRPSNFERATAVAADQAGRFSRMARDWYRRTPPADRMTWGGLAACGVLGLSVMAERHLRLRRARVLPTRFVDRFLDRVRDGQLDRDKGTDLCELNPSPASRIALAALRRWGRPTPEVERSVAMARQVEADRLKRNVGTLRRIAALAPLVGLLGTLVSAGRALSALGEAAGPTAWGPALAGALAPLTAGVALAILALVAYDGLMGKVESLSGALDRLGAETVDAVAVLAAARASRSQAAAPASPNRPAAHGPHFGMGTPGEGVAADPGGDPGVDAGVLSGPSALFVTD, encoded by the coding sequence ATGCGTCGATGTCTCGCCGATTGCCGCCCGGGGTCGAGCCGACGGCTCGTCGGCCCGGCGCTGGCGGTGCTGCTGGTGGTCCTGGCGGGGGGGGCCGACCGCCCCTCGAACTTCGAGCGGGCGACGGCCGTCGCGGCCGACCAGGCGGGTCGGTTCTCCCGGATGGCCCGGGACTGGTACCGCCGCACCCCCCCGGCCGACCGGATGACCTGGGGGGGCCTGGCCGCCTGCGGCGTGCTCGGCCTGAGCGTGATGGCGGAGCGGCACCTCCGGCTCCGGCGCGCCCGGGTGTTGCCGACGCGGTTCGTCGACCGCTTCCTGGACCGGGTCCGGGACGGCCAGCTCGACCGGGACAAGGGGACGGACCTCTGCGAGCTGAACCCGAGCCCCGCCTCCCGGATCGCCCTGGCCGCGCTGAGGCGATGGGGACGCCCCACGCCCGAGGTCGAGCGCTCCGTGGCGATGGCGAGGCAGGTGGAGGCCGATCGCCTGAAGCGGAACGTGGGGACGTTGCGGCGGATCGCCGCCCTGGCGCCGCTGGTCGGCCTGCTGGGGACGCTCGTCTCGGCGGGCCGGGCCCTCTCGGCGCTGGGGGAGGCGGCGGGCCCGACCGCCTGGGGACCGGCGCTGGCCGGGGCGCTGGCGCCGTTGACGGCGGGCGTGGCGCTGGCCATCCTGGCACTGGTGGCCTACGACGGCCTGATGGGCAAGGTCGAGTCCCTCTCGGGGGCCCTCGACCGCCTCGGGGCGGAGACGGTCGACGCCGTCGCCGTGCTGGCCGCCGCCCGGGCGAGCCGGTCGCAGGCGGCGGCCCCGGCCTCGCCGAATCGCCCGGCGGCGCACGGCCCCCATTTCGGGATGGGGACGCCGGGCGAGGGGGTCGCAGCCGATCCGGGTGGAGATCCCGGAGTCGATGCGGGAGTATTGAGTGGTCCATCCGCCCTGTTCGTCACGGATTGA
- a CDS encoding DUF444 family protein, with the protein MVRKIERDQSRFRQIVRGKIKADLKKYITHGEMIGKTGGELVSIPMPSIDLPEFRYGSKGSGGVGQGPGDVGQPIGRSGEGEEGAGEAGDRPGQHILEVELTMDELAQILGEELELPRIQPKGQANIIEEKDKYTGIRQAGPESLRHFKRTYKKALRRQIASNTYNPDDPIVIPVREDKLYRSWNPIYLPQTNAVVFYLMDVSGSMTDDQKEIVRIEAFWIDTWLRSQYDGVTTRYIIHDAAAREVDEHTFYHTRESGGTRISSAYRLAHKIIEAEHPPADWNIYVLHFSDGDNWGEDNRHCVELLRNGILPKCNLFGYGQVESPYGSGEFIRELEDAFEDEPNLALSEIRDKEGIYESIKEFLGRGR; encoded by the coding sequence GTGGTACGCAAAATCGAGCGGGACCAGAGCCGGTTCCGGCAGATCGTCCGCGGGAAGATCAAGGCGGACCTGAAGAAGTACATCACCCACGGGGAGATGATCGGCAAGACCGGGGGCGAGCTCGTCTCGATCCCGATGCCGTCGATCGACCTGCCGGAGTTCCGCTACGGCTCCAAGGGCTCCGGCGGCGTCGGCCAGGGGCCCGGCGACGTCGGCCAGCCGATCGGCCGCTCCGGCGAGGGCGAGGAGGGGGCCGGCGAGGCCGGCGACCGCCCCGGCCAGCACATCCTCGAGGTCGAGCTCACCATGGACGAGCTGGCCCAGATCCTCGGCGAGGAGCTGGAGCTGCCCCGGATCCAGCCCAAGGGCCAGGCCAACATCATCGAGGAGAAGGACAAGTACACCGGCATCCGCCAGGCCGGCCCCGAGAGCCTCCGCCACTTCAAGCGGACCTACAAGAAGGCCCTCCGCCGCCAGATCGCCTCGAACACCTACAATCCCGACGACCCGATCGTCATCCCCGTCCGCGAGGACAAGCTCTACCGCTCCTGGAACCCGATCTACCTGCCGCAGACCAACGCCGTCGTCTTCTACCTGATGGACGTCTCCGGCAGCATGACCGACGACCAGAAGGAGATCGTCCGGATCGAGGCCTTCTGGATCGACACCTGGCTCCGCAGCCAGTACGACGGCGTCACGACCCGCTACATCATCCACGACGCGGCGGCCAGGGAGGTGGACGAGCACACCTTCTACCACACCCGGGAGTCCGGGGGGACGAGGATCAGCTCCGCCTACCGGCTGGCCCACAAGATCATCGAGGCCGAGCACCCCCCGGCCGACTGGAACATCTACGTCCTGCACTTCTCCGACGGCGACAACTGGGGCGAGGACAACCGCCACTGCGTCGAGCTGCTCCGCAACGGCATCCTCCCCAAGTGCAACCTCTTCGGCTACGGCCAGGTCGAGAGCCCGTACGGCTCCGGCGAGTTCATCCGCGAGCTGGAAGACGCCTTCGAGGACGAGCCGAACCTGGCCCTGTCCGAGATCCGCGATAAAGAGGGGATTTACGAGTCGATCAAGGAGTTCCTCGGCCGGGGTCGTTGA
- a CDS encoding SpoVR family protein, giving the protein MTFVSTQHDLPADLRALQAEIEAHARSYGLDFYDTIFEVLDYDELSEIAALGGFPTRYPHWRFGMEYEQLSKGYRYGLQKIYEMVINTDPCYAYLLRCNMPVDQKLVMAHVYGHNDFFKNNVCFAPTNRKMMDEMANHGSRIRSYMERFGEEAVEDFIDSCLCLDNLIDIHSPFIKRRDEANRYDFSANDEGEAPSDKFRSKGYMDSFVNPPEVLKEAARRREAEKAQARRFPENPERDVLLFLLEHAPLNAWQLDVLAIVREEAYYFAPQGQTKIMNEGWASYWHSTMMTTRLLDGSELVDYADHHSGTMATQPGRLNPYKLGIELFRDIEERWDKGQFGPEYESCDDFERRRNWDTSAGLGRRKIFEVRRIHSDVTFIDTFLTPDFCRRHQMFSYRHNDQSELYEIESREFKKIKDRLLFGLTNFGRPIIRVKDGNYRNRGEMYLEQEYFGVDLKLDYAQDTLRHLHRLWTRPIHLETCVEGRPTLLSFDGSDHTIRPLGGQPHEPEHRDRRRA; this is encoded by the coding sequence ATGACCTTCGTCAGCACCCAGCACGACTTGCCGGCCGACCTCCGGGCCCTGCAGGCGGAGATTGAGGCGCACGCGCGCTCCTACGGGCTGGACTTCTACGACACGATCTTCGAGGTGCTCGACTACGACGAGCTGTCCGAGATCGCCGCCCTGGGGGGGTTCCCCACCCGGTACCCGCACTGGCGGTTCGGCATGGAGTACGAGCAGCTCTCCAAGGGGTACCGCTACGGGCTGCAGAAGATCTACGAGATGGTGATCAACACCGACCCCTGCTACGCGTACCTGCTGCGCTGCAACATGCCGGTCGACCAGAAGCTGGTGATGGCCCACGTCTACGGCCACAACGACTTCTTCAAGAACAACGTCTGCTTCGCGCCGACCAACCGCAAGATGATGGACGAGATGGCCAACCACGGCAGCCGGATCCGGTCCTACATGGAGCGGTTCGGCGAAGAGGCGGTCGAGGACTTCATCGACAGCTGCCTGTGCCTGGACAACCTGATCGACATCCACTCGCCGTTCATCAAGCGCCGGGACGAGGCCAACCGCTACGACTTCTCCGCGAACGACGAGGGCGAGGCCCCCTCGGACAAGTTCCGCAGCAAGGGCTACATGGACAGCTTCGTCAACCCCCCCGAGGTGCTCAAGGAGGCGGCCCGCCGCCGCGAGGCCGAGAAGGCCCAGGCCCGCCGCTTCCCCGAGAACCCGGAGCGGGACGTGCTGCTGTTCCTGCTGGAGCACGCCCCGCTCAACGCCTGGCAGCTCGACGTCCTGGCGATCGTCAGGGAGGAGGCCTACTACTTCGCCCCGCAGGGGCAGACCAAGATCATGAACGAGGGCTGGGCGTCGTACTGGCACTCGACCATGATGACCACCCGGCTGCTCGACGGCTCGGAGTTGGTCGACTACGCCGACCACCACTCCGGCACGATGGCCACCCAGCCGGGGAGGCTCAACCCCTACAAGCTCGGCATCGAGCTGTTCCGGGACATCGAGGAGCGCTGGGACAAGGGGCAATTCGGCCCCGAGTACGAGTCCTGCGACGACTTCGAGCGGCGCCGGAATTGGGACACCTCGGCCGGACTCGGCCGGCGGAAGATCTTCGAGGTCCGCCGGATCCACAGCGACGTGACCTTCATCGACACCTTCCTCACCCCCGATTTCTGCCGCCGGCACCAGATGTTCAGCTACCGGCATAACGACCAGTCGGAGCTGTACGAGATCGAGAGCCGCGAGTTCAAGAAGATCAAGGATCGCCTGCTCTTCGGCCTGACGAACTTCGGCCGGCCGATCATCCGGGTGAAGGACGGCAACTACCGGAACCGGGGCGAGATGTACCTGGAGCAAGAATACTTCGGGGTCGACCTGAAGCTCGACTACGCCCAGGACACGCTCCGGCACTTGCATCGCCTCTGGACGCGACCGATCCACCTGGAGACCTGCGTCGAGGGGCGCCCCACGCTCCTCTCGTTCGACGGCTCCGACCACACGATCCGCCCCCTGGGAGGGCAGCCCCATGAGCCTGAGCACCGCGATCGCCGCCGAGCTTGA
- a CDS encoding SDR family oxidoreductase: MKAIVIGGSGQIGGWLLRHLADRGHEAAGTFATVPYPGLHPLDASDREGAARWVREQRPDVVFYPAGFTYVDGCEADPARARASNREEPLNLARVTADLGARFVYFSTDYVFPGRDGPDAEDDAPDPPNAYGEAKLEAERAIAEALGDRLLIARTSWVYGPERQGKNFAYQVVRRLVGGEPVMVPSDQHSSPSYGPDVALATLRLVEEGHSGLFHVAGPEVVGRPAFARAIAEGFGLDPSPIGSKPTAELGQGARRPLRGGLATPRLDAALPGVMRPMSESIRDFLRRLDAGEGWGDPRARPAS; this comes from the coding sequence ATGAAGGCCATCGTCATCGGCGGCTCGGGGCAGATCGGCGGCTGGCTCCTGCGGCACCTGGCCGACCGGGGCCACGAGGCCGCCGGCACCTTCGCCACCGTCCCCTACCCGGGCCTGCACCCGCTGGATGCCTCGGACCGGGAGGGGGCGGCGCGTTGGGTCCGGGAGCAGCGACCCGACGTCGTCTTCTACCCCGCCGGGTTCACCTACGTGGACGGCTGCGAGGCGGATCCGGCCAGGGCGAGGGCCTCGAACCGGGAGGAGCCGCTCAACCTGGCGAGGGTAACGGCCGACCTCGGCGCCCGGTTCGTCTACTTCTCCACCGACTACGTCTTCCCCGGCCGGGACGGACCCGACGCCGAGGACGATGCCCCCGATCCCCCCAACGCCTACGGCGAGGCGAAGTTGGAGGCCGAGCGGGCGATCGCCGAGGCGCTGGGGGATCGCCTGCTGATCGCCCGGACGAGCTGGGTCTACGGCCCCGAGCGGCAGGGGAAGAACTTCGCCTATCAGGTGGTCCGGAGGCTGGTCGGCGGCGAGCCGGTGATGGTGCCCTCGGACCAGCATTCCAGCCCCAGCTACGGCCCCGACGTGGCGCTGGCGACCCTCCGGCTGGTGGAGGAGGGGCACTCCGGCCTCTTCCACGTCGCCGGGCCGGAGGTGGTCGGCCGGCCGGCGTTCGCGAGGGCGATCGCCGAGGGGTTCGGGCTCGACCCCTCCCCGATCGGCTCGAAGCCGACCGCCGAGCTGGGCCAGGGCGCCCGACGCCCCTTGCGAGGGGGCCTGGCGACCCCCCGGCTCGACGCGGCCCTGCCCGGGGTGATGCGGCCGATGTCGGAGTCGATCCGGGACTTCCTCCGGAGGCTCGACGCGGGGGAGGGGTGGGGCGACCCGAGGGCCAGGCCGGCGTCTTGA
- a CDS encoding PrkA family serine protein kinase, translating to MTAGSDLIAKIARRQDLAEYQKKHWTGTFAEYLDFVARDPKVTRNAYQRVYDMILSFGTDEIVIHKEKYVRYKFFDDPIDDGHDAIFGLEKPLMNLVNVLKSAALGYGTERRVLLLHGPVGSSKSTIARLLKKGMEYYSQTDEGALYTFDWREEGPDGETHWIPCPMHEEPLRLVPLEHRAALLGELNEGRSPDDFQVRIVGDLDPYCRQMFKERLASYSGDWTRVLDDIRVRRVILSEQDRIGIGTFQPKDEKNQDATELTGDINYRKIAEYGSDSDPRAFNFDGEFNIANRGIIEFIEVLKLDVAFLYDLLGASQEHKIKPKKFAQTDIDEVIVGHTNEPEYRKLQSNEFMEALRDRTVKIDVPYVTKLSDEVKIYEKDYNSRRVTGKRIAPHTLEVAAMWAVLTRLEEPKNAGLTLMQKLKLYNGKTLPGFTEDNIKELKEEAEREGMHGISPRYVQDKISNALVAHADERSVNPFMVLNELETGLRHHSLINNEEVRKHYKHLLAVVKEEYEDVVKNEVQRAIAADEEALTRLCGNYIDNVKAYTQREKVKNKYTGQPEEPDERLMRSIEEKIDIPESRKDDFRREIMNYIGALSLDGKSFDYKTNERLQKALELKLFQDQKDTIKLTSLVSSVVDKDTQEKIDIVKGRLIRDYGYDEDSASDVLNYVASIFARGDVKRGGG from the coding sequence ATGACGGCCGGATCGGACCTGATCGCCAAGATCGCCCGCCGCCAGGACCTGGCGGAGTACCAGAAGAAGCACTGGACCGGGACGTTCGCCGAGTATCTCGACTTCGTCGCCCGGGACCCCAAGGTCACGCGGAACGCGTACCAGCGGGTCTACGACATGATCCTCAGCTTCGGCACCGATGAGATCGTCATCCACAAGGAGAAGTACGTCCGCTACAAGTTCTTCGACGATCCGATCGACGACGGGCACGACGCGATCTTCGGCCTCGAGAAGCCGTTGATGAACCTGGTCAACGTGCTCAAGAGCGCCGCCCTGGGCTACGGCACCGAGCGCCGGGTGCTGCTGCTGCACGGGCCGGTCGGCAGCTCCAAGAGCACCATCGCCCGGCTGCTGAAGAAGGGGATGGAGTACTACTCCCAGACCGACGAGGGGGCCCTCTACACCTTCGACTGGAGGGAGGAAGGCCCCGACGGGGAGACGCACTGGATCCCCTGCCCGATGCACGAGGAGCCGCTGCGGCTGGTCCCCCTGGAGCATCGGGCCGCCCTGCTGGGCGAGCTGAACGAGGGCCGGAGCCCGGACGACTTCCAGGTCCGGATCGTCGGCGACCTCGACCCGTACTGCCGGCAGATGTTCAAGGAGCGGCTGGCGAGCTACAGCGGCGACTGGACCCGGGTGCTGGACGACATCCGGGTCCGCCGCGTCATCCTCTCCGAGCAGGACCGCATCGGCATCGGCACCTTCCAGCCCAAGGACGAGAAGAATCAGGACGCCACCGAGCTGACCGGCGACATCAATTATCGCAAGATCGCCGAATACGGGTCGGACTCCGACCCCCGCGCCTTCAATTTCGACGGCGAGTTCAACATCGCCAACCGCGGCATCATCGAATTCATCGAGGTGCTCAAGCTGGACGTGGCCTTCCTGTACGACCTGCTCGGGGCCAGCCAGGAGCACAAGATCAAGCCGAAGAAGTTCGCGCAGACGGACATCGACGAGGTGATCGTCGGCCACACCAACGAGCCGGAGTACCGCAAGCTCCAGTCCAACGAGTTCATGGAGGCGCTGCGGGACCGGACGGTGAAGATCGACGTGCCCTACGTCACCAAGCTGTCCGACGAGGTGAAGATCTACGAGAAGGACTACAACAGCCGGCGGGTCACGGGCAAGCGGATCGCGCCGCACACCCTGGAGGTGGCCGCGATGTGGGCCGTCCTCACCCGGCTGGAGGAGCCCAAGAACGCCGGCCTGACGCTGATGCAGAAGCTGAAGCTCTACAACGGCAAGACCCTGCCCGGCTTCACCGAAGACAACATCAAGGAGCTGAAGGAGGAGGCCGAGCGCGAGGGGATGCACGGCATCAGCCCGCGATACGTCCAGGACAAGATCTCCAACGCCCTGGTCGCCCACGCCGACGAGCGTTCGGTCAACCCGTTCATGGTCCTCAACGAGCTGGAGACGGGCCTGCGGCACCACTCCCTGATCAACAACGAGGAGGTCCGCAAGCACTACAAGCACCTGCTCGCCGTGGTGAAGGAGGAGTACGAGGACGTCGTCAAGAACGAGGTCCAGCGCGCCATCGCCGCCGACGAGGAGGCGCTGACCCGGCTCTGCGGCAATTACATCGACAACGTCAAGGCGTATACCCAGCGCGAGAAGGTCAAGAACAAGTACACCGGCCAGCCCGAGGAGCCGGACGAGCGGCTGATGCGGTCGATCGAGGAGAAGATCGACATCCCCGAGAGCCGCAAGGACGACTTCCGCCGCGAGATCATGAACTACATCGGCGCCCTGTCGCTCGACGGCAAGTCGTTCGACTACAAGACCAACGAGCGGCTCCAGAAGGCCCTGGAGCTGAAACTCTTCCAGGACCAGAAGGACACGATCAAGCTGACGAGCCTTGTCTCCAGCGTCGTCGACAAGGACACCCAGGAGAAGATCGACATCGTCAAGGGCCGGCTGATCCGGGACTACGGCTACGACGAGGACTCGGCCTCCGACGTGCTGAACTACGTGGCCAGCATCTTCGCCCGGGGCGACGTGAAGCGCGGCGGCGGGTGA
- a CDS encoding RNA-binding S4 domain-containing protein, which produces MSETLPVGDRPINLTQVLKLAGWADNGGQAKAMIADGLVLVNGEVETRKRRQMAAGDTVRLDLEDAPPPLRLS; this is translated from the coding sequence ATGAGCGAGACACTCCCCGTCGGTGACCGGCCGATCAACCTGACGCAGGTGCTCAAGCTCGCCGGCTGGGCCGACAACGGCGGCCAGGCCAAGGCGATGATCGCCGACGGCCTGGTCCTCGTGAACGGCGAGGTCGAGACGCGCAAGCGTCGGCAGATGGCGGCCGGGGACACGGTCCGGCTCGACCTGGAAGACGCCCCCCCGCCCCTCCGGCTCTCCTGA